A segment of the Oncorhynchus nerka isolate Pitt River linkage group LG19, Oner_Uvic_2.0, whole genome shotgun sequence genome:
TTAAAAAGCTCGTGTTTTGAATCAACATAACAGATTCAGTTCAACAAATTCAAAGCATCATTGCAAAAGCCAATAATAAAAATGTCTGTGCGAACAGACATCAACACTAGCGTCTTTGGAGGTAACGTTAGCTCTGGCTACCTAGTTAACACATTTAACTACCCAGCTCTCAAAGGCATACAATGGTTTACTTGACAATTTGATATCCTTCACTACTACTGTTATGGACAATGAGTTAACGCAATCTGGGCGCATGGAACAGGCCGTGAGACCCGTAACCTGAACTGGCGCGAAGTTAGGCCTTCGAGACTAGCTAGCCCACTCGCTAGCTACGTTGCAATAGCCCTTTAGTCCCACATCAACTATACATTTCCCAAGATGCGTAAAAAGTTTAATGCATGATTTAACGTTTCCATAAACTGCATTTCAACAAGTTCCTAGACACAGATGGTGTTAAAATAAACCACTCTGTATGGGTGGTGTTCCTGCGGACAACTTCCAAGTGCCAAGTCATGGGAGATTTCGGATAAAACAGCAAAACATTATTACCATACCAATGTGAAATGGGTGCTTTGTTTATGTACGACAAGTAAGAGTAACTTTTATgacacaaaaaaacattttaaaaataagaTGGTAAGGGATGAAAACATGTATCTTTTCCCCACCAAACGAAATATCCATACACTCACCATGTTGGATCAGATAGAAAGAAAGACCAATGCATTGTGGGTAATTTAAGTTCCGCGATACCTTGATGTGGCGTCATAAACAATCGACGGCAGGGTTGTTTTTCAACGTGATGTTTCTGTttttataaatattattttttcaACAATGAATTTGAAGGTAAGTGAGATTTCATGAATAATACTAGACTATATATAGGGTGCACAATCATAGGATATGCCTAAACATATTTGGTTCATGCATTTCTAAGTACATTTTTGCAAGTGGAGGAAGTTAATACACTTGTGATAAACTAACGTTACTTTTTCTGGTTAACAACATAACTTTATGATCGTATTTTATGTTATGTATATTCTTTATGTGCTTTTAGTGGGTTTGTTCACATTCCTGAATACTATGGCAAGCCAAAGAGCGCTACCTCAAAGCAAGGAGAGCCTtcttcagaactacaacaaaagACTGAAGGATGACATTAGGTCCATTCTAGACAACCTCACAGAAATCATCAAAACTGCAAAGGTAGCTGTAACATTacgatatttgtgtgtgtgtgtgtgtgtgtgcgcgcgtgtgtgtgtgtgcgcgcgcgccaCGTGCGCAGCATGCAACCTGTGTAAAAAGTATAGTGAAATTCTTACCTTTTAGAGTTCTTTCCCAAAAATGCAGTGACAATAATAGTAATattaataatatagataatagaaAATAGAGGAGCAAAtacaagtaaaaaataaaaaccacATAAAAACTATGATGAGCGTTAAAGAACATGAAAATGCAAGTATGTACTGGTCAgtgccagtaccttattcaatgtgcaggggtactggagtggttgaggTGGGTTTATACATaaaaagtgactggtagtaagGATATACATGTGAACAGGCCTGAAAAGTTACTGgtagcaggaatatataaatactcATGGTAATATACTAAtggtaggatatacatgtaaacatgagtaatagtgaccagtatgGAGAACATGTCTCGGGTGGCTGGAACCTTTAGCAATTTCTCAGACACCACCTGGCATGTACGTCCTGGATAGCTGGGAGCTCGCTCCCAGTGGTGCCCTGGgccgtccgcaccaccctcttgTAGGGCCTTCCAGTCGCAGAGTGGTGAGAcatagtgtgtgtttgtctgtgtgagagagagaaacagaaaaagtGTTGATTTTTTACTGAAAGAATGACGGTTCAACCAAAATGTGTTGTTTTGCTTCAGGTAGAGGATGAGACACAGGTCTCTCGGGCTACACAGGCTGAGCAGGACCATTATGAGATGCATGTCAGAGCAGCCAACATAGTAAGTACATtcattacactatacacacataccacccaGACTCCCTTGAAACTAAACAAGCTTGTCTTTAAACCCCAGAGTGTATATTCATGACACTAGTAAAGTACATGATAAACATGGAATTTAATCCTGGCTCATATTCATTGGGGCatgaaacagaaaacatttgaaaatCTTTTGAAACTAAAAACGTTGGTAGTccttccctgtttcagtcagTACTTTCCCCATTTGGTGCATAATGAACATGAGTGCATGTTACAAAGCAAAAGCACCAGTGATAATCCCAGTGCTTTGTTGTTGTGTCTAAAGGTGCGTGCGGGCGAGTCCCTGATGAAACTGGTGTCGGACCTGAAACAGTTCCTGATCCTCAACGACTTCCCGTCAGTCAACGAGGCCATCAGCCTGCAGAACCAGCAGCTGCGCTCGCTGCAGGAGGAGTGCGACAAGAAGCTCACCTCTCTCCGCGACGAGATCGCCATCGACCTGTACGAGCTAGAGGAAGAATATTACTCCTCCAGGTACAAGTAGGCTCATACTGTACAGTCGTTGATCATTTGGCCTACTCCATCATGCCCTATAGCCCCAACCTAGCCCCTACATTATAGCACCTATACCCCTCACCGCCATGCCTTATGAAGGGTTGATCTTACCCCACCACCTCATCCATTAGTTCGttattgtctttgtgtgttgagTCATACTGTACAGTCGTTGATCATTTGGCCTACTCCATCATGCCCTATAGCCCCAACCTAGCCCCTACATTATAGCACCTATACCCCTCACCGCCATGCCTTATGAAGGGTTGATCTTACCCCACCACCTCATCCATTAGTTCGttattgtctttgtgtgttgagTCATACTGTACAGTCGTTGATCATTTGGCCTACTCCATCATGCCCTATAGCCCCAACCTAGCCCCTACATTATAGCACCTATACCCCTCACCGCCATGCCTTATGAAGGGTTGATCTTACCCCACCACCTCAGTCATATCCATTAGTTCGttattgtctttgtgtgttgagTCAACTTCATTATAATATCCAAATGCCCGGGTTCAATAGATGATTGATCTATCTATGGTCAAAAATCAATTGCAGTACATTTAACGTGAGAATCTCATTTAGTTTAAAATTAAATGAAGTGCCTTGTTTGACATGCCTCTGGAAGTTTTTGTCCTCATGTATGATAGATTGTAGGTCTCTACATGGTAAATGTTACACTCAATCATAAGTGTGGAGTTTCTACTGTATCTGGTTGCTATATTCTTCCTCAGTTCTTTGTAATAGGCAAATGGAAGTGATGAATAAGAGAACATGCatatagagaggaggaaagggaaatgtcagaaaaatacaTGTTAAATGCTTTGTAGCATATTTCTTGGACTCTTATGAAGAACAAAAACTTTGATACAATCACAAAATCACTGGAAGAttatttatacatttacatttacatttaagtcatttagcagacgctcttatccagagcgacttacaaattggtgcattcaccttatgacatccagtggaacagtagtgcatctaaatcttttaaggggggtgagagggattactttatcctatcctaggtattccttaaagaggacaatatatccaattgttgtagttgTTCCTCCATTAACATGTCTTTATAACCCCAAATATAAATTATGGATGTATAGGTCGATTAACCATTGTATAATCACACCAGCCATTTGAAGCTTTCTATGTTATTCATTTTCTATAGAATGTTTTTTGACTGGAAAGTGCTAGACATGTCTCAAATCCAATCTCTTATGAGGGTTCCATAAACTTGTTTGAACAGAATCCAGTATCTCTACCGATTCCATCCCTAGCTAGCCGACAAGTTACCAAGCCAGTAACCGTGCAAACTGTGTTCACAAAGCATACATTGTTGCACGAACATCAGCTATGGCATTATGTCTATATCAGTCACCTACATAGATCCACCCTTAAACCCTTTTAAACTTTGAAAAATAAACTAGAGACAAAACAATGTAGTTCGTTGTCTAATTTGTCTAACTGTGAGAaatctagctgtctctctctggatgCTGCTTTTAGGCATGCAAGGTGTTGGGGCCACTCTTTTTCTCTGCCTTTTGCATTTCCTGTTCTTACCCCTGCATCAGGACCTAATACACTTCTGGGATTATGGTTACAAAATTAGGCGATTTAGGTGTTTTAAGCACTCAGTTCAAGATGACCCAAAGCTAGTCATTGACCCTTTGCTCCAGGTCATGTTCCATTGATTGTGTTTTGCATTTGGAAATGGAAAAAAACAAGCTATGAACGTGTTCGGTTGACCATCTTTGAGATCGCATTGAGGCTGTTAGTAGCGAAGACGGACAGGAATGAAGACACACTTATATAGGGATATCATCACAGCACCATATAGGGATATCATCACAGCACCATATAGGGATATCATCACAGCACCATATAGGGATATCATCACAGCACCATATAGGGATATCATCACAGCACCATATAGGGATATCATCACAGCACCATATAGGGATATCATCACAGCACCATATAGGGATATCATCACAGCACCATATAGGGATATCATCACAGCACCATATAGGGATATCATCACAGCACCATATAGGGATATCATCACAGCACCATATAGGGATATCATCACAGCACCATATAGGGATATCATCACAGCACCATATAGGGATATCATCACAGCACCATATAGGGATATCATCACAGCACCAGATAACATTTCTCTGTGATCCTTAGAGCTTAAGCTTGTCTTTTATACTGCTGTTTACTGACTTCTTGTTGGTAtcatacctgtctgtctcttttgtgcatgtgtgtgtgtctgtgccagaTGTGAGTCTGCCCCTTCCTCTCTGTGCTTTGCTGATTCTATGCCCCCCTATGGTTTTTGTTCTGGTAAAGCTACAGTCAGTGGGACAGTACGGACCTGCCTCTGTGCGAGGCCTACCGGCGCCGGGACAGTTGGGCGTCCCCGGACGGGGGTGACACATCTAGGTCAGCCCTGGAGGGCGTGGAGGACACAGACGGACCCACCTCACAGGAAACTACCCCCAAACACAACTTAAACGGTCACGGGACCACTGGCGCGATAGATGAGCCCTAAAGCACTGGAGCAGACCATATGGATGGGCACAAAGACGGGTTGGGTGACAACGTCAAAAACATTATGCACACACATCGATGTGGCCGGAAGGAATGCATTTTTATGATTCTATACGGTCAGATAGctaacaacaatgacaagaagcttcCAAGTGGGGAATTGTAGGTGGCTTGTTTAATCTTTTTCATTAGCtacagttcaagtcggaagtttacatacatttaggttggagtaattTGAAAACTCGTTTTTCtacaactccacaaatttattgttaacaaactatagtttttgcaagtcggttaggacatctactttgtgcatgacacaagtcatttttccaacaactgtttacagacagattaatttcacttataattaactttgtcacaattccagtggatcagaagtttacactaagttgactgtgcctttaaacagcttggaaaattccagaaaataatataatggctttagaaacttctgataggctaattgacataatttgagtcaattggaggtgtacctgtggatgtatttcaaggcctaccttcaaactcaatgcctctttgcttgacatcatgggaaagtcaaaagaaatcagccaagacctcagaaaaaaaattgtagacctccacaagtctggttcatccttgggagcaatttcaaaacgcctgaaggtaccacgttcatctgtaccaaCAATAATACGCAAGTGGGACCACAcacatgggaccacacagccgtcataccgctcaggaaggagacgcgttctgtctcctagagtactttggtgggaaaagtgcaatcccagaacaacagcaaaggaacatgtgaagatgctgaaggaaacaggtacaaaagtatctatatccacagtaaaacgagttctatatcaacataacctgaaaggccgctcagcaaggaagaagccactgctccaaaaccgccataaaaaaagccagactacggtttgcaactgcacatgaggacaaatatTGTCATTTTTGGAgatatgtcctctggtctgatgaaacaaaaatagaactgtttggccataatggccatcgttatgtttagaggaaaaaggggtagcttgcaagccgaaggacaccatcccaaccatgaagcacgggggtggcagcatcaaacatgggggtgctttgctgcagcagggactggtgcacttcacaaaatagatggcttcatgagggaggaaaatatgtggatatattgaagcaacatcttaagacatcagtcaggaagttaaagcttggttgcaaatgggtcttccaaatggacaatgaccccaagcataacttccaaagttatggcttaaggacaacaaagttcatgtattggagtggtcatcacaaagccatgacccCAATCCtctagaacatttgtgggcagaactaaaaaaaagtgtgtgcgagcaaggaggcctacaaacctgactcagttacaccagctctgccaggaggaatgagccaaaattcacccaacttattgtgggaagcttgtggaaggctacctgaaacttttgacccaaggtaacaatttaaaggcaatgctgccgaatgctaattgagtgtatgtaaacttctgacccactgggaatgtgaagaaagaatgcaaagctgaaataattattctctctactattattctgacatttcagattcttaaaataaagtggtgatcctaactgacctaaagaaagggagtttttactaggattaaatgtcaggaattatgaaaaactgagtttaaatgtatttgactaaggtgtatgtaaacttccgacttcaactgtatgtaaccaACAGCTGTAACGATGTATTTGAGAGAGAAGTGCTCATTGGGCAAATGTATttgtgttttcaataaacattttggAGACTAAATGTAGTTTTACAACCCTGTCTGTTTTCCTTATAGTTGCGCACAGGTCGGTTTGGTTGCTAAACAAATCAACCCTTCTATTGGAACAAGAGAATggacctctccctccatcacattggaactctctctctccctccatcacattggaactctctctctccctccatcacattggaactctctctctccctccaccactgTGTATAACTATGGTTCTAACATCACTCCAAACTGCACAAACATCACACATATTTTATGAAAACAATCATGGTAATCAACTGTAACTGTTCATAAATGCTGCAATTTTAGTGTTGTTCATTCACGAATAGTTGGGACAAGATTAGAAGTAATAATACAACTAGTTTGAAGACTTAATTAGCTGGCCTAAACACCTTCAAATGTGTCCCTGGATATCTAAGATTATAAAGGGTTTTGTATTTTTCTCTTTCTGGTGTTAATATGCCCATTATGTACATTGTTGTTGATATTTCGTTAGGTGAAACACATTTCAGTTAACTCAGTGGCAGAGATGTACAGTATTACTAGATGCCATTTTCTTTCGTTCTGTTAAAACAAGTTTAAATGTATGACTATAGGACAGCATGTCATGGAGATGTTTTTGGATTTCTTTTGCAGCATTATTTTTGTAATTTTGCAATTTCAGTTAGTACGCGTCTGTTAATTCCATGAAGGATTAGACAAGTCAATAAAACATCATTATAAACTCAAGCTTCGGCCTCTTTATCTTTTAAAAAATCGCAGATATTTCTGGAAAAATCTGAAAATGTATACTGCTACAACAAAAATACTTTTATTCTAACTTTGACACGAAAATTCTAAAATAGCATGGGAAATGTATTGTAGAAACCAAGGATGGAATGACACCATCACATAATTCAGATTTATGACATTTCACATGCTATCTGCAATGGTAAAATACAAAtatagacaatacaaaacattgATCAAGTCCCAGACAATATACCAATGCTGGAAACAAAAAGGAGAAGGGGCTATAAAGACAAAGGTGTTCACGAGGAAAACAGGCAGATTTTTGTTTTCTGATGAACATTTAGGGCTGGTTTccaggacacagattaagcctagtccgaGACTAAAAAAGCATGTTTAGTAGAGATTTTTCGATCTCCAGTCCTAGGGCCAATCTGTCCCCAGTATCTGTGATTCCTCTTCTTGAACTTCTCGAAGTTATCAGTGGCCTTCTCGTTGTTGGGCCTCTTGCGATGTTTGGGTGGTTCCACAGCTGGGACAGACGAGTGCAGATTGACAGTTGGCTTCTCTAATAGGTCAAAATATGTCAGCTAAAAATATAAACATCTCTTCATTTCAGAAATACTGTGTTATCCTATCAGTatctgtcacgaatcccgtttccCGAGTCagttttttgcctgtgttctgtcctggagtgttttgtccggcgtcctggaacgcaccctgtctggttgccgggcaatgtagccagttgggagttctgattacccacacctgtatcccatcagctatctgcacacctggtcctgatcatcatctctcctcttcataagcccggacctgacatccattccctgctggatcgttagccatgaacagtatgttgtgccagagtatcagcctcaagttggatagaatttgttttgttgttttttttttacatatt
Coding sequences within it:
- the LOC115147110 gene encoding mediator of RNA polymerase II transcription subunit 22 isoform X2, whose protein sequence is MASQRALPQSKESLLQNYNKRLKDDIRSILDNLTEIIKTAKVEDETQVSRATQAEQDHYEMHVRAANIVRAGESLMKLVSDLKQFLILNDFPSVNEAISLQNQQLRSLQEECDKKLTSLRDEIAIDLYELEEEYYSSSYSSGSFTPFPPGRRRIPLPHWIHLFTPINSPPLPATPPGYIYPFTFTCK
- the LOC115147110 gene encoding mediator of RNA polymerase II transcription subunit 22 isoform X1; translation: MASQRALPQSKESLLQNYNKRLKDDIRSILDNLTEIIKTAKVEDETQVSRATQAEQDHYEMHVRAANIVRAGESLMKLVSDLKQFLILNDFPSVNEAISLQNQQLRSLQEECDKKLTSLRDEIAIDLYELEEEYYSSSYSQWDSTDLPLCEAYRRRDSWASPDGGDTSRSALEGVEDTDGPTSQETTPKHNLNGHGTTGAIDEP